The following proteins are co-located in the Branchiostoma lanceolatum isolate klBraLanc5 chromosome 16, klBraLanc5.hap2, whole genome shotgun sequence genome:
- the LOC136421612 gene encoding uncharacterized protein produces the protein MAPIVLRPNATHVHNSVVPLISKVSDRAVPTPPDEFLARFETEVPLRQHDADDILERIGTLTGEPPEALLRMALLDLKDKESAVRLAHFTIVAANEILVGQEISAEKAAGDAAVAAVKRLSPTEPGTPNGKDKQPPPTSKPDSAQPDSAQSGPSGESPKPKKRKRRVESSDSSGSEDEDLESDPVHKERQRLKDICKESDIHLHPMRLERALASLIRKAKKAGNKRIETWKLARELFVENATIPGVGTAVWKIIQTKEERRLAEEKEKATTALRGRQGTARQTPRGSGASNFGTWAPQYGPSATPPAQYPGGHGRGEWAPRQGEWAPSRSDWAPGRGGWAPGRSEWTPSGRGGTPQNISKAKCFNCNQRGHLSYDCHLPRRNR, from the exons ATGGCTCCTATCGTACTACGTCCCAACGCCACACATGTGCACAACAGCGTCGTGCCGCTCATCTCCAAGGTCAGCGACCGGGCCGTGCCCACCCCACCGGACGAGTTTTTGGCTCGTTTCGAGACGGAGGTGCCCTTAAGGCAACACGACGCCGATGACATCCTCGAGAGGATCGGTACGCTGACCGGCGAGCCGCCGGAGGCCCTGCTGAGGATGGCCCTCCTCGACCTGAAAGACAAGGAGTCAGCGGTTCGTTTGGCCCATTTTACCATCGTGGCAGCCAACGAAATCCTGGTTGGCCAGGAAATCAGTGCCGAGAAGGCGGCAGGAGACGCAGCGGTGGCAGCCGTCAAACGACTGTCCCCTACCGAGCCCGGCACCCCCAACGGCAAGGACAAGCAACCACCGCCGACGAGCAAGCCCGACAGCGCCCAGCCCGACAGCGCCCAGTCGGGGCCCTCGGGCGAGAGCCCGAAACCGAAGAAAAGGAAGCGCCGCGTTGAAAGTTCGGACTCAAGCGGCTCTGAGGACGAAGACTTGGAG AGTGACCCCGTCCACAAGGAACGCCAAAGGCTCAAGGACATATGCAAGGAGTCAGACATCCACCTGCACCCGATGAGGCTGGAGCGTGCGCTGGCCAGCCTGATCAGAAAGGCCAAGAAGGCCGGAAACAAACGCATAGAAACATGGAAGCTGGCCAGGGAGTTGTTCGTAGAGAACGCCACAATCCCAGGAGTTGGGACCGCAGTATGGAAAATAATCCAAACAAAGGAGGAGCGTCGCCTGGCGGAGGAAAAGGAGAAGGCGACTACAGCCTTGAGGGGCCGGCAAGGCACGGCCAGGCAGACCCCCAGGGGATCGGGAGCATCCAACTTCGGCACCTGGGCCCCCCAGTACGGACCGAGCGCGACACCACCGGCCCAGTACCCTGGGGGGCACGGGCGGGGCGAGTGGGCCCCTCGTCAGGGCGAGTGGGCCCCTAGTCGAAGCGACTGGGCCCCTGGTCGAGGCGGGTGGGCCCCTGGCCGAAGCGAGTGGACCCCATCCGGCCGGGGTGGCACACCGCAGAACATCAGCAAGGCCAAGTGCTTCAACTGCAATCAGCGCGGCCATCTGAGTTATGACTGCCATCTGCCCCGCAGGAACCGTTGA